In a genomic window of beta proteobacterium MWH-UniP1:
- a CDS encoding acyl carrier protein has translation MSNKEKYNKVFVDCFSVEESVLDESFTYQCVPAWDSVGHMGMIAALEDAFGIMMETEDIIEFSSYSVGIEKLKKYGIEI, from the coding sequence GTGTCAAATAAAGAGAAATACAATAAGGTTTTTGTGGACTGTTTCTCTGTTGAAGAGAGTGTTCTTGATGAAAGCTTTACTTACCAATGCGTTCCTGCCTGGGATTCAGTCGGACATATGGGCATGATCGCTGCTCTTGAGGACGCATTCGGGATAATGATGGAAACAGAAGACATTATTGAGTTTAGTTCTTATTCTGTAGGTATTGAAAAGCTCAAAAAGTATGGCATCGAAATATGA
- a CDS encoding AMP-binding protein, translated as MSSWLAKPHDPNRIALFSDEGKVFTYGQLRDEVTIISNALPRRQLMFFLGRNDVSAVKTYLACFESGTVPLLLDPSISRDLLVRLLSVYVPKYVFLPKLIAETLEGYEVFSEIGGYVLCCSGRADGPELHADLSLLLTTSGTTGSPKLVRLSWRNLYSNAQSIVDYLGIESTDRAITSLPFYYSYGISVLHSYLCAGASIVLSNRNFFDPLFWQQMKSLEVTSMAGVPYSYEILLKLHFERMELPALKTLTQAGGKMPLERTQRILEICEAKNIRFFTMYGQTEAAPRMAYLSPEYSATKLGSIGKAIPGGRLWLEDEHGATIEQPGQIGELIYSGPNVALGYAEIRDDLKRGDDWCGLLRTGDLARQDEQGFFYIEGRKSRFIKIFGVRLSVDAVETWFAQHGVVAAAYGSDDCLQVTLECVQQDKCKDFAKILSTVMRIHPSALNVSAISVLPRLATGKVDYSCLEKKH; from the coding sequence ATGAGTTCTTGGTTGGCCAAGCCGCACGATCCAAATCGGATAGCATTGTTCAGTGATGAGGGTAAGGTCTTTACATATGGTCAGCTGCGAGACGAAGTAACGATAATTTCGAACGCGCTCCCAAGGCGTCAACTGATGTTCTTCCTTGGGCGTAATGACGTTTCAGCGGTCAAGACCTATTTAGCTTGCTTCGAATCGGGCACCGTGCCATTGTTGTTGGACCCAAGCATTTCGAGAGACTTGCTAGTACGGCTGCTAAGTGTTTATGTGCCGAAGTATGTTTTTTTGCCGAAACTTATAGCGGAGACATTAGAGGGCTACGAAGTATTTAGCGAAATTGGTGGCTATGTTTTGTGCTGTAGTGGACGTGCCGACGGTCCAGAGCTTCATGCGGATTTGTCCCTCTTGCTGACAACCTCCGGCACAACTGGGTCACCAAAGCTGGTTCGTTTGTCTTGGCGTAATCTTTACTCTAACGCTCAGTCCATTGTTGACTACCTAGGTATAGAGTCGACAGATCGGGCTATCACCTCGCTGCCATTCTATTATTCCTATGGAATCTCGGTTTTACACAGCTATTTGTGTGCGGGTGCCTCTATCGTCTTGTCCAATCGAAACTTTTTTGATCCTTTATTTTGGCAACAAATGAAATCCCTTGAAGTTACCAGTATGGCTGGCGTTCCTTATAGCTACGAAATCTTATTGAAGCTGCATTTTGAACGTATGGAACTACCTGCCCTCAAGACACTAACTCAAGCGGGCGGAAAAATGCCCTTAGAGCGCACTCAGCGTATTTTGGAGATATGTGAAGCCAAGAATATTCGCTTTTTTACAATGTACGGACAGACCGAGGCCGCGCCGAGAATGGCCTATTTAAGCCCGGAATACTCTGCTACTAAACTTGGCAGCATTGGCAAGGCAATACCCGGTGGCCGCCTATGGCTTGAAGACGAGCATGGTGCAACGATCGAACAGCCTGGGCAAATAGGTGAGTTGATATACAGTGGACCTAACGTAGCGCTAGGGTATGCAGAGATTCGAGATGATTTAAAGCGTGGTGACGATTGGTGTGGTTTGCTGCGTACTGGCGACCTAGCAAGGCAAGATGAACAGGGGTTCTTTTACATCGAAGGTCGAAAAAGCAGATTTATCAAGATATTTGGAGTTCGGCTGTCCGTTGATGCTGTGGAAACATGGTTCGCACAGCATGGCGTGGTGGCGGCTGCCTACGGGAGCGATGATTGTTTGCAGGTGACATTAGAGTGTGTACAGCAAGATAAATGTAAAGATTTCGCAAAGATACTCTCAACCGTTATGCGGATTCATCCTTCTGCCTTAAATGTCTCCGCCATCTCAGTTTTGCCTCGTCTTGCGACCGGAAAAGTTGACTATTCATGCTTGGAAAAGAAACACTAG
- a CDS encoding acyl-protein synthetase, producing MLGKETLGDIATWPVYELPQARKQSLLLSVMQDLTSHHANSCPGYRAILQKLWNIEDITNLETVPFLPVRLFKHERLISVEPTEVVKTMTSSGTSGTAVSQIFLDKHTSAMQVKVLSRIMGEFIGPKRLPLLVIDCRKTIADRQKFSARTAGILGFSVFGREVEFALDDDMSINEERVMGFLSKHAGESILIFGFTFIVWLYLVRWLESNGRSLNLERGILIHGGGWKQLQSQAVDPEDFKRRLKGVTGITRIHNYYGMVEQTGSIFMECEHGYLHSSVWSEVFVRDPMSFDPLPFGQPGLIQLLSAIPRSYPGHSLLSEDEGVLHGIDNCKCGRKGSYFKVLGRVQDAEARGCSDTYTR from the coding sequence ATGCTTGGAAAAGAAACACTAGGCGATATAGCGACTTGGCCAGTTTACGAACTACCCCAAGCGCGTAAGCAATCACTGCTATTGAGTGTGATGCAGGATTTAACATCACACCATGCGAATTCCTGCCCAGGCTATCGAGCAATTTTGCAGAAACTATGGAACATTGAAGATATTACGAATCTTGAAACCGTGCCTTTTCTGCCAGTCCGGCTGTTTAAGCATGAGCGCTTGATTAGCGTAGAACCTACTGAAGTTGTAAAGACAATGACATCTTCGGGGACAAGTGGAACCGCTGTATCCCAAATATTCCTCGATAAACACACCTCTGCCATGCAAGTTAAGGTACTTTCACGCATTATGGGTGAATTCATCGGTCCGAAGCGATTGCCGTTGCTGGTAATTGACTGTCGCAAAACGATTGCAGATAGACAAAAGTTTTCGGCGCGCACTGCAGGAATTCTTGGGTTTTCTGTCTTTGGTCGAGAAGTTGAATTCGCCCTCGATGACGATATGTCAATCAATGAAGAAAGGGTCATGGGGTTCTTGTCAAAACATGCTGGCGAATCCATCTTAATCTTTGGTTTCACCTTTATTGTGTGGTTATATCTTGTGCGTTGGCTAGAGTCTAACGGCCGATCGTTGAATCTGGAAAGAGGAATATTGATTCACGGAGGGGGATGGAAACAACTGCAGTCTCAGGCAGTCGATCCCGAAGATTTTAAACGCCGTCTAAAAGGGGTGACGGGTATTACTCGTATTCACAACTATTACGGTATGGTTGAACAGACTGGCTCCATATTTATGGAGTGTGAGCATGGATACTTGCATTCTTCGGTATGGTCAGAAGTTTTTGTTAGGGATCCCATGAGCTTCGACCCGTTGCCATTTGGACAGCCTGGATTGATACAGTTATTGTCGGCAATACCGAGAAGTTATCCAGGCCATTCATTGCTTAGCGAGGACGAGGGTGTACTGCACGGTATAGACAACTGTAAGTGTGGGCGCAAGGGATCGTATTTTAAAGTGCTGGGTCGTGTTCAAGATGCTGAAGCGCGCGGTTGCAGTGATACATATACCCGATAA
- a CDS encoding acyl-CoA reductase: protein MLKRAVAVIHIPDNLSQKIEFLLGSSDAISNEPIEIFSEQRVAFLAQLSRLLLADPVGKSMPDIAAFAYWCRQANLERMRERYDPKSRLQMGLGLTFHICPANVPVNFAFSMAFGLLSGNSCVLRLPSKPSATIDLLASAIQKQLNEPCYQHLRQDLVLMRFDRDDEIVKFLISIADGRIIWGGDETVAHMRSFPSKPRSREVAFPDRYSLCLLEPVCILEMGKQAFDRFCFALYNDIYLMDQSACSSPQLIAWIGEPKEVEAAQRKLWPEVVKIARQKYPLQAVHVIDKFTAVCRNSIANLGVQSIERNTNVLYRIQLSFLDKHQDECRGYFGTIHEVVLPHLDALAPIVSERYQTLTVQGIDHTVIRQWITRNRLRGIDRVVPVGRALDMSILWDGYDLIGSLSRVVDL, encoded by the coding sequence ATGCTGAAGCGCGCGGTTGCAGTGATACATATACCCGATAACTTGTCGCAGAAAATAGAGTTCTTGCTTGGGTCGAGTGATGCAATCTCGAACGAGCCTATCGAGATCTTTAGCGAACAGCGTGTTGCATTTCTCGCTCAACTGTCTCGACTTCTGCTTGCTGATCCCGTCGGCAAATCTATGCCAGATATTGCAGCATTTGCGTATTGGTGTCGTCAGGCAAATCTCGAACGAATGCGTGAGCGCTACGATCCCAAATCTCGTTTACAAATGGGCCTGGGTCTAACGTTCCATATCTGCCCCGCCAATGTACCGGTAAATTTCGCTTTTTCTATGGCGTTTGGTTTGTTATCTGGCAATTCATGTGTACTGCGTTTACCAAGTAAGCCCTCTGCGACTATTGATCTCCTAGCTAGCGCTATTCAGAAGCAATTGAATGAGCCCTGCTATCAACACCTACGACAAGATCTAGTTTTAATGAGATTTGATCGAGATGATGAAATCGTTAAATTCTTGATCTCGATTGCTGATGGGCGCATTATTTGGGGTGGTGATGAAACCGTAGCTCACATGCGCAGCTTCCCGAGCAAACCTCGCTCCCGCGAAGTAGCGTTCCCTGATCGCTATTCTTTATGTTTATTGGAACCTGTTTGTATTTTAGAGATGGGAAAGCAGGCCTTTGATCGATTTTGCTTCGCTTTATATAATGATATTTACCTGATGGATCAGTCAGCTTGTTCTTCGCCGCAATTAATTGCGTGGATTGGCGAACCTAAAGAGGTAGAAGCGGCACAGCGAAAGTTATGGCCAGAAGTGGTAAAAATTGCACGACAGAAGTACCCTTTACAGGCAGTCCATGTAATAGATAAATTTACTGCAGTATGTCGTAACTCGATTGCCAATTTGGGCGTGCAGAGTATAGAGCGCAACACAAATGTACTTTATCGTATCCAATTAAGTTTTTTAGATAAGCATCAAGATGAGTGTCGCGGTTACTTCGGCACTATCCATGAAGTTGTGTTGCCGCACCTCGATGCGCTTGCACCAATCGTAAGCGAGCGCTATCAAACGCTGACTGTGCAGGGTATTGACCACACAGTTATTAGGCAATGGATCACTCGCAATCGGTTGCGTGGCATTGATCGTGTTGTACCCGTTGGTCGTGCATTGGATATGAGTATTTTGTGGGACGGCTACGACTTAATCGGCAGTCTTTCGCGAGTTGTTGATTTATAA
- the fabZ gene encoding 3-hydroxyacyl-ACP dehydratase FabZ, producing MNDGFSLDCLELQAYQPNRYPFLMIDHVDVVSPGKYARGYKNLTLNEWYFPVHFPDGPNMPGALQLEALAQMLTVAITTLPGLKGKVTHALQHTVRFRKEVLPGKKFEIDAQVLSWNRGICKGKGVATVDGEIACEADMLITIPEILEQYLPTSQKSG from the coding sequence ATGAATGATGGCTTTAGTTTAGATTGCCTTGAATTGCAGGCCTACCAACCAAATCGTTATCCTTTCTTGATGATCGATCATGTTGACGTCGTGTCACCCGGGAAATACGCTCGCGGATATAAGAATCTAACACTGAATGAGTGGTACTTTCCGGTGCATTTCCCTGATGGTCCGAACATGCCAGGCGCCCTGCAATTAGAGGCGCTCGCGCAAATGTTAACAGTTGCAATAACCACGTTGCCAGGGCTGAAGGGGAAGGTAACTCACGCGTTACAACATACGGTTCGTTTTAGAAAAGAAGTTTTACCCGGCAAAAAATTTGAAATTGATGCACAAGTACTCTCTTGGAATCGCGGTATTTGTAAAGGAAAAGGTGTGGCCACTGTTGATGGCGAAATTGCTTGTGAGGCTGATATGCTGATTACGATTCCCGAGATTCTTGAGCAGTATTTACCAACATCTCAGAAGTCGGGATGA